The DNA sequence TGACTGAACAATCCTCTGCGGAACCGCGGTATCGTGACGACGAAAACGCCTGGCTGATCACCCTTCCGGAAAAGCGAAACGGGGCACACTTTTTCCAGGCTCTTACCCTTGTAGCCATCAGAACCGTCAGTGACGTCTATTATCCTGCAGCTGTTAGTGTAGAAGACCGTTCCCCCAGACGTCTGGTGCGCCGTGAGTGTGAGCTGAAACTCTACTGGCGTGGCGGTGGCTGGCATCAGGAAAAATCCTTTCTGGCCCGTTACACCATCAATCTTTATGACGGTACCACCCAGCTTAACCTGACCAACAGTGACTTTATTCTGGATTACGAGCTACGGGGACGCGGGCTCGGATCGTGGATCATGCAGCAACTGGTCAGCTGGGCAAAAAGCCTGCCGTCTGATACGCCCGTGAAATCGATCCGGACGGGGCCCGCCGATGAAGAAGATGCAGAAAACCATGCCCGGCGTGACCGGTTCTGGCACGGACTGGGATTTCGCTTTGCCCCTGGCAGCAGATCGTCGCTTCCCCTGAGTGTTGGCGAACTACAGCTGCCGGCAGGCAGCGGTACGAAGCCGGACGTGACTCAGCTGCAAAAGGGCGTGCATATTCTTACTCAGACCAACGACCTGTACAGACTAAAGCTTGAGGCCAACGGCCATGCTCTTAAAGTCAGCAGAGAAGAGATCGCTCGTCTCACCCGCCTGCAGCCGCGTATGCTGCTTATCCAGTTCATCAGCGTACCGTTTACGCTGCTGTCCTGGCTCGTTCATCAGGTGAAGCGACATTCTGCTGCCAGGCATGCTCAGCAAAAAGACACCCACCCGGACGATCATGAAGGATAACTATGTGACCATGACTAATTATCCCGCCCTCCCTCCGCAGGCGGCCTCGTTACCCGTCGCCATCGATTATCCAGCCGCACTGGCGCTGCGTCAGATGGCGCTCGTTCAGGATGAACTGCCGAAATACCTGCTGGCACCGGAGGTCAGCGCCCTGCTCCACTATGTGCCGGATCTGCACCGCAAGATGCTGCTGGCAACCCTCTGGAATACCGGCGCGCGCATTAACGAGGCGCTAGCGCTTACCCGGAGTGATTTCTCGCTGACGTCATCCCTGCCTTTCGTTCAGCTGGCAACCCTTAAACAGCGCGCGGAGAAAGCTGCGCGGACGGCAGGTCGGGCACCGGCCGGCAGCCAGGCGCATCGCCTGGTGCCACTGTCAGATCAGCATTACGTCAGCCAGCTGCAGATGATGGTGGCCACTCTGAAAATTCCGCTGGAGCGCCGTAACAAGCGTACCGGCAGAACTGAAAAAGCGCGTATCTGGGAAATCACCGACCGCACCGTACGCACGTGGATTAATGAGGCCGTCGATGCCGCTGCTGCTGATGGTGTCACGTTCTCGGTGCCGGTGACACCGCACACGTTCCGGCATTCCTACGCCATGCACATGCTGTACGCCGGCATTCCGCTGAAGGTGCTACAGAGTCTGATGGGGCATAAATCGGTAAGCTCGACGGAGGTATACACGAAAGTGTTTGCGCTGGATGTCGCCGCACGGCATAGGGTTCAATTTTCAATGGCAGAAGCTGATGCTGTTGCAATGTTGAAAATCAGATAGCTAAATTTTGCGCTATGTGAACAAAGCAAGGCTTTGAGGGTATAACAGGCCAGACTTCATCTAGCGCAATGTCATTATGAATATAACCGCTATTATATATTTCCTGACGATCAGAACGGTTTGGCTTCTGGCTGGGCGTTAACTCAGCCTCCAACAAGGTGGTTACTTTCATAAATAGCTCGCTGCGTTCATAACAAGCGGCTACTTTCATAAGATCGCCTGACTTCAGGCACCTCTTTATTCATGCAATTTAGGCTATCCCCTTGTCATCAATGCCCTCAGGCTATCAAAAGATGAGTACCTTATGAAAGCAACCGCTTTTAAACAATCAAAAGTATGAATGCAGCCGCTTTCAAACAGTTTATGAATGTGACCGCCTTCACGCTACTGGCAACGTAAGGCGCGGCGATCGAGAGTGAACAATGAACATGATTTCCCTACCCTTTTTGGTTTCTGTGTAATCAAGATAACCAATGCTTTTTAAATCCTTCATCGCGCGCCGTATAGTTGCATTCTGGTCCTTTACCTGAGATTCCATTGCAAGCCTTTCACGCAGCCGCTTCATGGAGACATACAACGTACCGGCAGGCATACTTTCGAAATAGACATAAAGGGATTGGGCTGATTCCTTACGGGATAATGCTGACAGCGCTTTCAGTCCGAGTAAAACCTTATGATCATAGCGATATAGCTCCCATAGACTCGGATCTCCAACTATCTCAACTTCATTCGTTTCCATATCAAGTTGCGCACGTTGGACAAGGTGGGTTACGAGGCTGCGCTTGCCATCCTGGCTGCGAAACGAAAGAGTCACGCTAGACAGGTTAAAAAGAGATTCGCTTAATCGATTTCTGGCTCGGCCATTGATGTCGGTTGGTCTCAGACCGCACATCCTTGCGAACTCTGAGAAAGGTAGACAAATTTTGTCGGAGGTATAACCATACTTGGAGAAAGCTGAAATAATCCCGATCCAAGTCTTAAAGTCGGTTGACATACCGAGCTTAGCCCCCTGGATTTTGATATTGGTGTACCCTTCCTGCCGCGCAACTTCCAGGCTTGAAAGTTCTTCCGACGCATCAATAAGAAAATCACGTTTTCCCTTCTCTTTTGGAGATACCGGAGTGAACACACTGAGGCGTAACAAAGCCACAGGCTGAACAGTTTTGTTACTGTTCGGCGTCAGTTCATAACTCTCCCCTGACTCTTTCTTTTTGATCGCAAAAGGACTTTGCTGCGCTTCAGAATTTTCCATTTATCCACATCCAGTGAGTAAAAGCAGCTGTCTTTATGAAAGTAACCGCATTTAACTTATGAAAATAACCGCCTATGTTATGAAAGTAAACGCTTTAACTATGAAAGTAACCGCCCAGTTTATGAAAATAACCGCCATGATCGCTATTTAATTAATATAAAACAGTGGGTTATAGATAAGGTGATCTCTATTGAACTGTAATGATCTATATAATGATCTGATCAATTGATCTATCAGGTGAATATGTGGATAAAGTACTACGTGATCATATGGCTATAAATCTTGCTACGTGCGTACATGCTAACACCTATCTTGAGGCCCTATACTCGTTAGCAGCCAAGTACGATTACACTTTGTATCAAGCCTACAAACCAAACGCCCATAACCTATAGATGTTTCACTTAGCCAACTAAAGTAATCATTCACTTAAGAAAGAACATTTGAGATAATGAGTAAAAACTCACTTACTCATTATCTTTTAACCACGAATCAACGAGATCATTCATTACATCTGAAATAGAAGCGCCTTTTCGGGCACATGCGGCTTTCAATCTCTGATGTTTTTCTTCTGCCATATTGAAATTGACGCGTTTCTGTATACCCGATGGTTGGGCTGATATAACTTTATCTAAATCCCTGTTTTCACCGAAGGTCATAACCCGAGGTGAGGCAGTCTGATTACGGTTCTGTTTTACTAAGCTCATAACAACACTCCAGCACACATTTACTCATTTGAGTTTATGTGTAAATGTGTATTTAATCAATTAATTTAAGGATCTCACCTGCAAGCACTTCTATCTCACCTTTGGCAGCTCCGTCATTAGTATCAAACACCGTTTCGCCATCAAGAACAGATTTCACATAGCTCTGTCTTTGTGTAATAGACGTTTTTAAAGAAGGAATTCCTGTTGCAGCGATGCTCTCACGCAGAACACCAAGCATCGTAGCTTGCTCGATTTTGCGTGTAATAAGGAAACGGCACTCAACAGGTCTGCTGTATGACTGAGCTTCCAGCACACTTATAACTGCACCAGAAGCTGAAAAATCCAATGGTGACGGTGTCACTGGAATGATAACCAGATCACTGACCATAACTGCAGCGGCAGTAATTACAGAAAGCGCACCTGCTCCATCAATGATGACATAGTCATAATCTGCAAGTTCTTTTCTTATTGTATAAACATCCTTTTCAGATGCTGCAGTGAATACGTCAAAGTTCGCTTTTTCAGCCTTGTTCCAGTTTGCAAGGCTTTGCTGCGGATCGGTGTCTACAACAGCCACGCGATGTCTCTTAGCAATACTGGTACTGACGTTAATTGTGACAGTAGTTTTACCGCTCCCACCTTTTGGATTCAAAAACGATATTACTTTCATTTACACCTCACATTTTACTCATATGAGTTTATGAGTATTTACTGTAATGAGTTTTTAAGTAAGCAGTTTAAAGCATAAAGGCAAATGTGTAAATGAAATTATGTGTATTTACTCATATGAGTATAAAGACTTAGATACAAATGTGTCCGCCTACGGTCGGACACAGAATAAATATCCACAGAAACGCGCGTAGCGATGTTTGGCTAATAGCTTTGTCAGTGAAGGGACGATGGTGTCTTAAGGGGGTATCTGAAGACGACGACACAGGCCCATGGTTACAACTGTATCCATAGAGCATCTGCGGAAACATTATAAATCATTATTTCAACTCATTTGAGTTTTTGAGTAGATGAGTGATGTGGTTTCGTACGATGAAAATTGATAGTTATGTCAGCACCTACATAAGACATAAGGGTGGGGCTCTGAAATGCTCGGCCATACTGGGAGTTACACCGTCATCTGTAGTGCATTAACCAACCGATAATCTTACTGAGAACAAATCAACAACCACGACACGATACAGCCAGCCTTAATGTGTCCTGACGTAGGTTTATCTAACGCTCATACGGAGCATCTGGATTGGGTCGCTTCTCGAACCCGTGTTTAGCGACACGATACTGGCCTCACCTTTGCGTGCCCGAAGCCTACGTTAAAGTGAATAGCGCGCCGTTATGATTCATGAGGTTCTGGGAATATTAGGAAAAGAATGACCGGGGAAAATGGTAAGCGTTTATACAGGCTTAAGGCTGTTAGTCCTGGGCAGATAATCGACATGGGGATATAATGCCCGTGGCGCTTGAGGCTTTTTGTCTCATGACGTTCACGTGGTGTGTAACATTGTTGTGAGGCAGAAAGAAGAAAGCCCCGAAGGTAATTTTTCAATTAACCAACGAGGCCATCTGCATGCTTGAACAACATCAGGATAGCCTCTTACCCGCCGTAAAGCAAGGAGAAGAAGGCCATGAAACTGCCGCGAAGCACTCTGTTCTGGTGCGTATTAACCGTATGTTTAACGCTGTTGATATTCACATTCCTGACGCGTAATTCGCTTTGTGAATTACGACTGAAGGACGGGCAAAGGGAGTTCGCTGCGTTTCTGGCTTACGAATCCGGTAAGTAGCAATCTGGAGGCGGGGGAAACCCCGCCTTTTCAGAGCAGATGTTGGATTGCATTGCCACGAGCGCCTTTATAAGGGGCTGTCAGTTCAGGCTGGCAGCTCTTTTTTCTGCATATAGGCCGGTGAAGCCCGTCGGCAGATTCTGCAGGCAGGGGTTTATATAAGGCTGATGAAAATATTGACGCCATCAAATTTCTAATGTTGCCTGCGGGCGTTTAGCGCTTATTTGCACAGGCTACGCTGAAATATCAGTGTAAGATGAAAATAAACTAGTTATCATTAATCAGGTTCTTGACTGGCGCGTCCCGACAACAATAAGTAGATGTGAATCCTAAAATTAACAGTATGTAGGAAAATGTTAGTGATGGCGGTTTATCAGTAAACCCTCATTCTTCGTTGAATTACCATATGCCTTTTGAGTTTTTTGCAGCAGGCTGAATAGAACGCTAACCAGAAGGTTAACAAAACGACACTGCTAATTGACGGTTGTATCCAATAATCGGGGGCAGGTAAGTAATAATAATTCCTTTTGTGGTTAAATTTACACTTTTCTCACTTAATAGCTTTTGCACTTAATGAAAATAATTAGTGGTTTTTGGTAAGTCTATAGGTTCTTTTTTTGTATTTCTTTTTACTACTTTTTGTTGTTTCGATTAGATATTACCAATTTTCTGCTTTTCGTTGTGAAGTACGTTCGCGAAAATTATATGTTTGGATCAAACAAACGAGCGGGACCGCCAGAAATCAGAGTGGTATTTATCAAGCCAGTAGAGCCTTCCATAAAAAACTCTAAGAAAACAACCTAATCAGAAAAGAAACGCCTTACAAACACGCAGGGGGCGCTTCAGATGCAGAAGTTAATCATATCAAAAATAATCTTTTGCACTAGCAAAAGATTATATCAGGCCGCTCTTTACCTAACCCTTAAAACATCACACCCCACGCAAGACGTTGTCTTGCAGATTAAATCTTTAATTTCAGCCATATACGATGAAAAAGTTTCGTCTGTCGGTAGGTTTAAGCTAAAACCATCACACAATCCGACACTAAAAGTTAACACGATCCTGATACCTGTTAGTGTCGATATGTCTCACCCCTATCACACAAAGGTAGATGACGAGGATTTTCATTGAGATGGTTGTCGCATGGTGTCACACTGTCGCACATTACAGAGCCGGATTGTACTACTGTATAAGATGCCTAAGTGTTGGATTGTGCGATGCTCGCGGCCTGACTCCAAAAAGAACTTACACAACCAGTTAGCTTTATGTAGTGTCGGTTTCGACACCACCTTACCTAAGAAGAAAATATCGGAAAACTTGGTATTTACCTTAAAGATAAAATTGAACGAGAAGTGCGTGATATTGTTTCTAAAGATATTCAGAACGGCGCCTCTCCGGGAGAGGTAAACATCTCAGCAACCTGCAATGAATTAATTCGCTTCGGCCTTCTTTTTTATAAAAATCGCGAGAACGGAGAGGATAAGTTTGACCTAGAAGGCTACCGGCGTGACCTGCTAAGAAAAGCAGCTGGCTCACGAGAGGGCGTGGTGCTCATATCAACACTGGTCGCAGAAATGTATGTGAAGATGATGGGCAAAGAAGGGGAGGGAAGCCTTGAAGATACGCTGGATTTATTGCTGAGCGGAATCAACACAGCAGAGGATGAAGCAGAACAACATCAAAAAGTGGCGGCATTTTCTATAAAGTCACGAATTTCCAAGCAGAAAAATTTTAAATTCGCGCTGGCTAATGGTGGGCTGCTTGCCGCACTTATTATTGCTACCATCCCTCGTTCGCCGGTAGTACTGATTTACTGTCCTCACAGGATGCTACCGTGAGCGGGACATTTGGCCACGGCTCCTCGCTGGAAAAATACTTTTATTACGGTGAAATCGTTATGGCCGCATTCACCTATATCAAAGTGCGTTCCCCGCTGGTATTTGTTGGCCTGATTATGCTTTTAGTCTTCACCCGCCTCGGCTTTTCTCTGGCAGGTTAAACATGACCAGGGAAGAAGATAAATATAACTTCCCGGAAACGCTCAAACACCAATCCCGCTTACCGGCACGCCAGGCCTTATCATCATGCCGGTGACTGGTGCGAAGCCAGCCAACATTACCGTGCTGGAAGGAGGCGAAACCGCAGAAGAGATTCAGTTAGCCATCAGAAAAGCTGAACAGACGTCGCGATAATTTTACCGGTCTGGCTGCGTATGATGGCATTTCCGCCAAAATCATCATTCTTAACGCAGTGCATCCATTCAGCTTAAATTCCCCTGCGCTTCCTCGCTCAGACCGTTCACGGTCTGAGTCTGCGGCGAGCCCTCCCGGTTTTTTCCGACAGGTTTTGATACCGCCTTCTGAAGCCTGAAAGGAGAAGCCGGTCACGGTATTTTTCCCGGAACATGAAAATTTTCAGCAGTCGCACACTTGCTGAGCGGTGACAGGTAGAAAATTAGCAGGCAAAGCGGTAGACTTCTGCGAGCCGGGACGCCTGTGGTGAGGTATCTGGCTGATATATTTTATATTTCTGACTTAACTGAAATTGCCCGTTCAGGACTGGTGTGGTGACCGGAAATGAGCGGATGCGGTGAAAGCCTGTGGTGAGGCTGAAGCCGGACAGATAAGGCAGAAAAAATTTCTGCGTTCGTTAATGCGACCGGGCGGAGAAGGAAGGACAAAAGGATTGGGCGCGTCCGTAAGACGCTCAGGAGCGGGAAAGGCAGTTGCCGGAGCCCGAATGCAAAAACCCCCTGAAATCTGCTAACGAACTTGGCGGAACGTACAGATATTCAGGGGGCCCAAAAGCAGGCTGGTAGCCTGTGAAGGATTATAACGCATGCATTACATAACACAACACCCGGCCGCCATAAGAAAAGGCCGGCGTGAATGATAATCTGATCCCCCGCGCCGACCGGCGCCACCGTGGCATCCATTCCACGGCCTGCAAATGTCCTGACCCGGTTTACCTGCGTCCGGCACACTACAAACCCCTGAGTGGTGAACACGGCCGCGCGCTGCGTAATCTTATGCTGCACGATCGTAAAACGGGTCACTGGCAGGTACGCCGTCGCGTGTCTGCCGATATTCGCTTTGTGATACTGCGTTATGCCTGCGGCCGCAAACGCGCCCTTCGCCCGGAGATGCGCCGCCTGATCGATGCCCTGTTTGTGGTGTTCGTTAACGCGGCAGACCTGGCCACCGATATCATCACGCTTAATGTCTCCAGACTGGCGGAAGCCCTGAGCCCGCGTGACGAGAACGGCACCATCATCCGTGAAAAGGCGGTGACCGTTTCCCGTGTGTCCCGGGCCATACGGCTGCTCTGCCTGTTCGGCGTCATCGATGCGCCGGCGACCGAGTGGGACCTGATGAACGGCTGTCGTTTCCCGAAACATGTCCTGCTCACCGAGGCGGGCTGGCAGCTGACCGGCATTAACATGGACAGGCTTCGCGCCGAGCAGGAAGCGCGCCGGCAGGCCATCCGCGACGGTATGCTGCAGCCAGGCGAAACCCTGAGCCTGAAGGCTGCCCGCCGCCGCTGGTATGAAAGCTGCCGCAACCGGACTGTCCTGAGTCGCCGCACGCGTGCGCTGGAAGGCAAACAGCGACGTCGTCTGGAGCAGCTGCCGTTCGATGAGCGCAAGCGCCAGGTGGCAGAGCGCCTCTACCGCAGCCTCGGGGAGCGTGCCGGCATGGTCTCATCACAGCAGTTTGAAAAGATGGTCTGGCAGCAGCTCTATCAGCTCGAACTGGTGAATCTGGACGCACCGGCCGCGGCGCCACCTCTCCACTGACCCCGCTTTTTGATTCTCCGCTTTGCTGCGGAGGCTTCCCCACGTCCGCACACTTTCACTGCACAAAAAACACCCGAACGTTATGGCCGTCGTTACCCGTTCCGGCGGAATTATCCCGCCGGCCGCAGCGCAGATGATGTTATCCACACTTATCCGCAAA is a window from the Cronobacter malonaticus LMG 23826 genome containing:
- a CDS encoding site-specific integrase, which codes for MKDNYVTMTNYPALPPQAASLPVAIDYPAALALRQMALVQDELPKYLLAPEVSALLHYVPDLHRKMLLATLWNTGARINEALALTRSDFSLTSSLPFVQLATLKQRAEKAARTAGRAPAGSQAHRLVPLSDQHYVSQLQMMVATLKIPLERRNKRTGRTEKARIWEITDRTVRTWINEAVDAAAADGVTFSVPVTPHTFRHSYAMHMLYAGIPLKVLQSLMGHKSVSSTEVYTKVFALDVAARHRVQFSMAEADAVAMLKIR
- a CDS encoding RepB family plasmid replication initiator protein; the protein is MENSEAQQSPFAIKKKESGESYELTPNSNKTVQPVALLRLSVFTPVSPKEKGKRDFLIDASEELSSLEVARQEGYTNIKIQGAKLGMSTDFKTWIGIISAFSKYGYTSDKICLPFSEFARMCGLRPTDINGRARNRLSESLFNLSSVTLSFRSQDGKRSLVTHLVQRAQLDMETNEVEIVGDPSLWELYRYDHKVLLGLKALSALSRKESAQSLYVYFESMPAGTLYVSMKRLRERLAMESQVKDQNATIRRAMKDLKSIGYLDYTETKKGREIMFIVHSRSPRLTLPVA
- a CDS encoding plasmid partition protein ParG, with the translated sequence MSLVKQNRNQTASPRVMTFGENRDLDKVISAQPSGIQKRVNFNMAEEKHQRLKAACARKGASISDVMNDLVDSWLKDNE
- a CDS encoding ParA family protein; protein product: MKVISFLNPKGGSGKTTVTINVSTSIAKRHRVAVVDTDPQQSLANWNKAEKANFDVFTAASEKDVYTIRKELADYDYVIIDGAGALSVITAAAVMVSDLVIIPVTPSPLDFSASGAVISVLEAQSYSRPVECRFLITRKIEQATMLGVLRESIAATGIPSLKTSITQRQSYVKSVLDGETVFDTNDGAAKGEIEVLAGEILKLID
- a CDS encoding DUF5431 family protein: MLEQHQDSLLPAVKQGEEGHETAAKHSVLVRINRMFNAVDIHIPDA
- a CDS encoding type I toxin-antitoxin system Hok family toxin, whose translation is MFWCVLTVCLTLLIFTFLTRNSLCELRLKDGQREFAAFLAYESGK
- a CDS encoding conjugal transfer protein translates to MRDIVSKDIQNGASPGEVNISATCNELIRFGLLFYKNRENGEDKFDLEGYRRDLLRKAAGSREGVVLISTLVAEMYVKMMGKEGEGSLEDTLDLLLSGINTAEDEAEQHQKVAAFSIKSRISKQKNFKFALANGGLLAALIIATIPRSPVVLIYCPHRMLP
- the repA gene encoding plasmid replication initiator RepA, translating into MNDNLIPRADRRHRGIHSTACKCPDPVYLRPAHYKPLSGEHGRALRNLMLHDRKTGHWQVRRRVSADIRFVILRYACGRKRALRPEMRRLIDALFVVFVNAADLATDIITLNVSRLAEALSPRDENGTIIREKAVTVSRVSRAIRLLCLFGVIDAPATEWDLMNGCRFPKHVLLTEAGWQLTGINMDRLRAEQEARRQAIRDGMLQPGETLSLKAARRRWYESCRNRTVLSRRTRALEGKQRRRLEQLPFDERKRQVAERLYRSLGERAGMVSSQQFEKMVWQQLYQLELVNLDAPAAAPPLH